Proteins from one Hemicordylus capensis ecotype Gifberg chromosome 7, rHemCap1.1.pri, whole genome shotgun sequence genomic window:
- the LOC128332845 gene encoding free fatty acid receptor 2-like, whose amino-acid sequence MAGKAVVLTVYIFTFLVGLPINLMALYTFLVKVWKKSTPTDVLLLNLTVSDIILLLFLPIKMVEAASDMAWLLPAFLCPLTNYCFYGSIYISTLFLTAVSVERYLCVAHPIKYKAKRRTAYTVVACFFIWLLACSHCSIVFIVEYHNKTLSHSPKNFKCYTELSSAQLHFLHPVRLEISIVLFCLPFLITCFCYINVIRILASLPNIKPQKKKRAMGLAVATLLNFAIAFAPYNLSHIVGFIQNKAPSWRTEGFLISSLNTTLDPIIFFFSSTAIRQAFSDCLGGVRRKLQLVMPSCACFKVPGDKGKEGEVDGGSVSSLQSASPDSCMPTEASSEHITKTWAIKPLDTLPQVPCIQECPTPCQLREQPFLETFSQ is encoded by the coding sequence ATGGCTGGGAAGGCTGTAGTCCTTACTGTCTACATCTTCACCTTCCTGGTTGGCCTCCCTATCAACCTCATGGCCTTATACACATTCCTGGTGAAAGTATGGAAGAAGTCAACCCCCACTGACGTCCTCTTGCTCAACCTGACTGTGTCTGACAtcatccttctgctcttcctgcccATCAAGATGGTGGAGGCTGCCTCAGACATGGCCTGGCTTCTCCCTGCCTTCCTTTGCCCCCTCACCAACTACTGTTTCTACGGCAGCATCTACATCAGCACCCTTTTCCTCACGGCGGTCAGCGTGGAGCGTTACTTGTGCGTGGCCCATCCCATCAAGTACAAGGCGAAGCGCAGGACGGCCTACACGGTGGTGGCCTGCTTCTTCATCTGGCTGCTGGCTTGTTCCCACTGCAGCATTGTCTTTATTGTGGAATACCACAACAAgactctctctcactcccccaaGAACTTCAAATGCTACACAGAGCTCTCTTCCGCACAGCTTCATTTCCTCCACCCTGTCCGTCTAGAAATCTCCATTGTCCTCTTCTGCCTCCCTTTCCTCATCACCTGCTTCTGCTACATCAACGTGATCCGCATCCTGGCCTCCCTGCCCAACATAAAGCCCCAGAAGAAGAAACGGGCCATGGGGCTGGCGGTGGCCACTTTGCTCAACTTTGCCATCGCCTTTGCTCCCTACAACCTCTCCCACATTGTGGGTTTCATTCAAAACAAGGCTCCTTCCTGGAGAACAGAGGGCTTCCTAATCAGTTCCTTGAACACCACCTTGGAccccatcatcttcttcttctcctccactGCCATCCGACAAGCCTTCTCTGACTGCCTGGGCGGCGTGCGCAGGAAGCTCCAGCTTGTCATGCCATCCTGTGCTTGCTTCAAGGTGCCCGGAGACAAGGGCAAAGAAGGCGAAGTAGATGGAGGATCTGTTTCGAGTCTGCAGAGTGCATCTCCTGACTCCTGTATGCCCACTGAAGCCTCCTCTGAGCACATCACGAAGACCTGGGCCATCAAACCATTGGACACTCTGCCACAAGTTCCTTGCATTCAAGAGTGCCCAACGCCTTGCCAGCTCAGAGAGCAACCATTCCTGGAGACATTTTCCCAATGA